In the Sphingobium sp. Z007 genome, CCGGTTCTTCGCCCATTGGCGTCACTTCGTCGGTGCAAAGCCACACCAGGTCGGACAGCCCCAGCACCCGCCCGTCATGCGACAATATGCCGATCGGGCGGATCGGTTGCCCGTCGCGCTTGTCGGCCAGCACTTGGCAGGCGGTCGTGCCGCAGCCCCACCGCTCGCCCCACTGGCGCAGCGCGATCATGGCGGGGGCCAGCCCCTGTCCTTTCTCGGTCAGTCGATATTCGACCTTGCGCCGGTCGCACTGCATCGGCTCACGCACCAAAATGCCGTTCTCGACCAGCCGGGCGAGTCGGTTGGCCAATATGTTGCGCGCGATCCCCAACGTCGACTGGAACTCCTCGAAATGGCGGATACCCGACAGGGCGCCGCGCAGAATGAGGAAGGACCAGCGTTCGCCCATCATCTCCAGCGCGCTGGGCAATGCGCATTGTTCCAAATCCTGGGCAAGATTATGTTTCATGACCGCCACATATAGCGCAAAGGCGCAGGCGTTGCAAAATTGCTGCCTTATTGGGCAAGATGGGATTTTTTTGTTGCGCCGCAAGCATCTTCCAACACAATCGGGACACGATGCTACGCCAATATGAACTTGTCGAACGGGTAAAGCGCTACGATCCGCACGCGGACGAAGCGATGATCAACCGCGCCTATGTCTTTTCGGTCCAGAAACACGGCAGCCAGAAACGCGCCAGCGGCGATCCCTATTTCAGCCACCCGATCGAAGTCGCCGGCATCCTGACCGACTTCAACCTGGACGACCAGACGATCGTGACCGCGCTGCTGCACGACACGATCGAAGATACGCTGGTCACCTATGAGGAGATAGAGGCCGCCTTCGGCAAGGATGTCGCCCGCATGGTCGACGGCGTCACCAAGCTGTCGAAGATCGAGGCCATGTCCGAAAATGAGCGGGCCGCGGAAAATCTGCGCAAATTCCTGCTCGCCATGTCGGACGATATCCGGGTGTTGCTGGTCAAGCTCGCCGACCGGCTGCACAATATGCGCACGCTGCACTTCATCAAAAATCCCGACAAGCGCCGCCGCATCGCGCGCGAGACGATGGATATCTACGCGCCGCTCGCCGAACGCATCGGCATGTATGATTTCATGCGCGAAATGCAGTTGCTCGCCTTTCGTGAGATCGAGCCGGAAGCCTATGCCAGCATCACCAAGCGCCTGGAGCAGCTGAAAGAAGGCGGCCATGACAAGGTGGACCGGATCGGCGCGGAACTGCAACTGCTGCTGGCGGGCAAGGGCATGTCGGTCAGCGTCTCAGGCCGCGAAAAACACCCCTTCTCCATCTGGAAGAAGATGCAGGAACGCCATATCAGCTTCGAACAGCTGACCGACGTCATGGCCTTCCGCGTCATCACCGACAGCCATGAGGCCTGCTACCACGCGCTCGGCATCATCCACCAGACCTTCAAGATGGTGCCCGGCCGGTTCAAGGATTATATCTCCACGCCCAAGCGCAACGGCTATCAGTCGCTGCACACCACCGTCATCCATCAGGACAATGCCCGGATCGAGGTGCAGATTCGCAGCCGCGACATGCACAATGACGCCGAACTGGGCCTCGCCGCGCACTGGGCCTATAAGCAGAAGGGCGACGCCACCGATCATCATGCCGCCTGGCTGCGCGACCTCGTCGAAATCCTGGAACAGAGCCAGGACGCCGACGAACTGCTCGAACATACCCGCATGGCCATGTATCAGGACCGCATCTTCGCCTTCTCGCCCAAAGGTGAGCTGCACCAGATGCCCAAGGGATCGACCACCGTCGATTTCGCCTATGCCGTCCACACCTCGCTCGGCAACCAGACGGTGGGCGCAAAGGTCAACGGCCGCGTCGTGCCGCTGCGCACCACCCTGGAAAATGGCGATCAGGTCGAAATCCTGAAATCAGAGGGGCAGGAGCCGCAGCCCGGCTGGCTCAGCTTCGCCATCACCGGCAAGGCCCGCGCCGCCATCCGCCGCTATATCCGCCAGAAGCAGCGCGGCGAGGAGATCAAGCTCGGCGAAAAACTCTATGCCGAAATCATCGGCCGCTTCTCCCCCGACCTTGCCAAGGAACTGGGCGACAAGGCGCTGACCGCCGCCTTGAAGCGGCTCAAGCTGGAGGATCGCGCGT is a window encoding:
- a CDS encoding bifunctional (p)ppGpp synthetase/guanosine-3',5'-bis(diphosphate) 3'-pyrophosphohydrolase codes for the protein MLRQYELVERVKRYDPHADEAMINRAYVFSVQKHGSQKRASGDPYFSHPIEVAGILTDFNLDDQTIVTALLHDTIEDTLVTYEEIEAAFGKDVARMVDGVTKLSKIEAMSENERAAENLRKFLLAMSDDIRVLLVKLADRLHNMRTLHFIKNPDKRRRIARETMDIYAPLAERIGMYDFMREMQLLAFREIEPEAYASITKRLEQLKEGGHDKVDRIGAELQLLLAGKGMSVSVSGREKHPFSIWKKMQERHISFEQLTDVMAFRVITDSHEACYHALGIIHQTFKMVPGRFKDYISTPKRNGYQSLHTTVIHQDNARIEVQIRSRDMHNDAELGLAAHWAYKQKGDATDHHAAWLRDLVEILEQSQDADELLEHTRMAMYQDRIFAFSPKGELHQMPKGSTTVDFAYAVHTSLGNQTVGAKVNGRVVPLRTTLENGDQVEILKSEGQEPQPGWLSFAITGKARAAIRRYIRQKQRGEEIKLGEKLYAEIIGRFSPDLAKELGDKALTAALKRLKLEDRASLMVAIATHRLLDREVMEALMPGSTSAQGVEEAHPRQHEPVSIRGLTPGIAYHLGDCCHPVPGDRIVGVRRTGEPIEVHTIDCRSLEVEQDDDWIDLAWDGKSKGGTARLSVIVKNQPGALAAVANLFGATKANILNLQLVNREGPFHTDVIDLEVADAQHLNRILSALRAIDVVVQADRV
- a CDS encoding helix-turn-helix domain-containing protein, translated to MKHNLAQDLEQCALPSALEMMGERWSFLILRGALSGIRHFEEFQSTLGIARNILANRLARLVENGILVREPMQCDRRKVEYRLTEKGQGLAPAMIALRQWGERWGCGTTACQVLADKRDGQPIRPIGILSHDGRVLGLSDLVWLCTDEVTPMGEEPAVAA